From Streptomyces sp. NBC_00683, one genomic window encodes:
- the fdhD gene encoding formate dehydrogenase accessory sulfurtransferase FdhD: MGRVTERRRTIRIRDGAVTTRPDTLVAEEPLEIRLNGRPLAITMRTPGDDFALAAGFLVSEGVLGEGSEVQSIVYCAGATEDGVNTYNVVDVKLAPGVVVPDITLERNVYTTSSCGLCGKASLDAVRTTTRHPVADTPPVRVEPALLSALPDRLREAQRVFDRTGGLHAAALFSPEGELLDIREDVGRHNAVDKLVGRALTDHRLPLSQTILLVSGRASFELVQKAVMAGIPMLAAVSAPSSLAVDLAAESGLTLVGFLRGPSMNVYAGEHRIALEAAVSQG; encoded by the coding sequence ATGGGACGGGTCACCGAGCGTCGCCGCACCATCCGCATCCGGGACGGGGCAGTCACCACGCGCCCCGACACCCTCGTCGCCGAGGAGCCCCTGGAGATCCGGCTGAACGGCAGACCGCTCGCCATCACGATGCGCACCCCGGGAGACGACTTCGCGCTCGCGGCCGGCTTCCTGGTGAGCGAGGGCGTGCTCGGTGAGGGCTCCGAGGTGCAGTCGATCGTGTACTGCGCCGGCGCGACGGAGGACGGCGTGAACACGTACAACGTGGTCGACGTGAAGCTCGCGCCGGGCGTCGTGGTCCCCGACATCACGCTGGAGCGCAACGTCTACACGACGTCGTCCTGCGGGCTCTGCGGCAAGGCGAGCCTGGACGCCGTCCGCACCACGACCCGTCATCCCGTCGCCGACACTCCCCCGGTCCGGGTGGAACCCGCGCTGCTCTCCGCCCTCCCCGACCGGTTGCGCGAGGCGCAGCGGGTCTTCGACCGGACCGGGGGTCTGCACGCGGCGGCCCTGTTCTCCCCGGAGGGTGAGCTGCTCGACATCCGGGAGGACGTCGGCCGCCACAACGCGGTCGACAAGCTGGTCGGGCGGGCCCTGACGGACCATCGGCTGCCCCTCTCGCAGACGATCCTGCTCGTGTCGGGGCGCGCCTCGTTCGAACTGGTACAGAAGGCCGTGATGGCTGGGATCCCGATGCTCGCGGCGGTGTCCGCGCCGTCGTCGCTGGCCGTGGATCTGGCGGCCGAGAGCGGACTGACCCTCGTGGGCTTCCTCCGGGGTCCGTCCATGAACGTGTACGCGGGTGAGCACCGCATCGCCCTGGAGGCAGCGGTGAGCCAGGGCTGA
- a CDS encoding DNA-binding protein produces the protein MTTDSTTPPDDFPHGIGNPARRALHAAGYTALDQLPAVSEAELLRLHGVGPKAVRVLRAALEAKGLSFAGE, from the coding sequence TTGACGACTGACAGCACGACACCGCCGGACGACTTTCCGCACGGCATCGGCAATCCGGCCCGCCGCGCCCTGCACGCGGCGGGCTACACCGCGCTGGACCAGCTCCCGGCCGTCAGCGAGGCGGAGCTGTTGCGGCTGCACGGCGTGGGACCGAAAGCCGTGCGAGTGCTGCGTGCGGCGCTGGAGGCGAAGGGGCTCTCGTTCGCGGGGGAATGA
- a CDS encoding bile acid:sodium symporter family protein, producing the protein MSSRTSRRIPTLPSWLPVDPYILALIGTVALAALLPASGAAAEAASGASTGAVALLFFLYGARLSTAEALDGLKHWRLHLTVLACTFLAFPLLGLASHGLVPHVLTPQLQDGFLFLCLVPSTIQSSIAFTSMARGNVPAAICAGSFSSLAGILLTPLLAALLLGGGTGGFSADSLVKIVLQLLVPFLAGQLLRRWVGGFVARHKKVLGYVDRGSILLVVYTAFSEGMVGGIWHQVTPVRLGALMAAEAVLLALMLSLSWYGAKRLGFGRADRIAIQFAGSKKSLAAGLPMASVLFGAHASLAVLPLMLFHQMQLMVCAVIAKRRSRDPLPESGEMSQVPVTVA; encoded by the coding sequence ATGAGCAGCCGCACCAGCCGCCGTATCCCGACGCTGCCGTCCTGGCTGCCGGTGGACCCGTACATCCTGGCGCTGATCGGCACGGTGGCCCTCGCGGCGCTGCTGCCCGCTTCCGGAGCGGCCGCCGAGGCGGCCTCGGGGGCGTCGACCGGGGCGGTCGCCCTGCTCTTCTTCCTCTACGGGGCACGTCTCTCGACTGCCGAGGCGCTCGACGGACTGAAGCACTGGCGGCTCCATCTCACGGTCCTGGCCTGCACCTTCCTCGCGTTCCCGCTGCTGGGACTCGCGAGCCACGGCCTCGTGCCCCACGTGCTGACCCCGCAGCTGCAGGACGGCTTCCTCTTTCTGTGCCTGGTCCCTTCGACCATCCAGTCGTCGATCGCCTTCACGTCGATGGCCCGCGGCAATGTGCCGGCCGCGATCTGCGCGGGCTCGTTCTCCAGCCTCGCCGGGATCCTGCTCACCCCGCTGCTCGCCGCACTGCTGCTCGGAGGCGGCACGGGGGGCTTCTCGGCGGACTCCCTGGTGAAGATCGTCCTCCAGCTCCTGGTGCCCTTCCTGGCCGGGCAGCTGCTGCGCCGCTGGGTCGGCGGTTTCGTCGCCCGCCACAAGAAGGTGCTGGGCTACGTCGACCGCGGATCGATCCTGCTCGTCGTCTACACGGCGTTCAGCGAGGGCATGGTCGGCGGGATCTGGCACCAGGTCACCCCGGTCAGGCTCGGTGCGCTCATGGCCGCGGAAGCGGTTCTGCTGGCGCTGATGCTCTCGCTGAGCTGGTACGGGGCGAAGCGGCTCGGCTTCGGGCGGGCGGACCGGATAGCGATCCAGTTCGCCGGGTCGAAGAAGAGCCTGGCCGCAGGGCTGCCGATGGCGAGCGTGCTGTTCGGTGCGCACGCGAGCCTTGCCGTGCTGCCGCTGATGCTCTTCCACCAGATGCAGCTGATGGTCTGCGCGGTGATCGCCAAACGCCGCTCGCGCGACCCGTTGCCGGAGTCCGGTGAGATGTCACAGGTGCCCGTTACGGTGGCTTGA
- a CDS encoding LysR substrate-binding domain-containing protein produces the protein MYDPVQLRTFLAVAQTLSFTQAARRLGIRQSTVSQHVRRLEAEAGRQLFARDTHRVDLTEDGEAMLGFARTILQAHERAAAFFTGTRLRGRLRFGASEDFVLTRLPEILESFRREHPEVELELTVELSGTLHQQLAAGRLDLVLAKRRTGDTHGEVVWQDTLAWIGAPQLRIDPDRPLPLIAFPPPGITRARALEVLEEHGRSWRFACTSASLSGLIAAARAGLGVMAHTRGLIPPGLVPVPARAGLPELGDVDFVLLHGRRRDAAQEAADALAAAILAGGDRLHRVTDLPAHPERA, from the coding sequence ATGTACGACCCCGTCCAGCTCCGCACGTTCCTGGCCGTCGCGCAGACCCTGAGTTTCACCCAGGCCGCACGCAGACTCGGGATCAGGCAGTCCACGGTCAGTCAGCACGTACGCCGGCTGGAGGCCGAGGCCGGCCGCCAGCTCTTCGCCCGGGACACCCACCGGGTCGACCTCACCGAGGACGGTGAGGCGATGCTGGGCTTCGCCCGGACGATCCTGCAGGCCCATGAGCGGGCTGCGGCGTTCTTCACCGGCACCCGGCTGCGCGGACGGCTGCGCTTCGGCGCCTCCGAGGACTTCGTCCTGACGCGGCTGCCGGAGATCCTGGAGTCCTTCCGGCGCGAGCATCCCGAGGTCGAGCTGGAACTGACCGTGGAGTTGTCCGGGACGCTGCACCAGCAGCTCGCGGCGGGCCGCCTCGACCTCGTACTCGCCAAGCGGCGCACCGGGGACACGCACGGCGAGGTGGTCTGGCAGGACACGCTGGCCTGGATCGGCGCCCCGCAGCTGAGGATCGACCCGGACCGGCCGCTGCCGTTGATCGCTTTCCCGCCTCCCGGCATCACCAGGGCGCGCGCCCTGGAGGTCCTGGAGGAGCACGGCAGGTCCTGGAGGTTCGCCTGCACGAGCGCGAGCCTGAGCGGCCTGATCGCCGCTGCCCGCGCGGGCCTGGGGGTGATGGCGCACACGCGGGGGCTGATTCCGCCGGGGCTGGTCCCGGTGCCTGCCAGAGCGGGGCTCCCGGAGCTCGGCGACGTGGACTTCGTCCTGCTGCACGGAAGGCGCAGAGACGCCGCGCAGGAGGCGGCCGACGCCCTGGCGGCGGCGATCCTCGCGGGCGGCGACCGTCTTCACCGGGTGACGGACCTGCCCGCCCACCCGGAGCGGGCGTAA
- a CDS encoding AMP-dependent synthetase/ligase — protein sequence MAAAPQVGGLADTVFDHAEDDPHRIALGRKDADGQWHDVSAAVFRDEVLALAKGLIAHGVRFGDRVALMSRTRYEWTLFDFALWTVGAQSVPIYPTSSAEQVLWMLHDAEVAAVMVEHEDHAMTIGSVIDRLPNLKRLWQLDADAVTELVDAGVQIDDETVHRHRRAVTPDSVATVIYTSGTTGRPKGCVITHANFMFEADTMVSRWEPVFHSKPGDEAATLLFLPLAHVFGRMVEIAALRGRVKLGHQPELSAKALMPDLVSFRPTFILAVPYIFEKVFNGARRKAEAEGRIGPFDKSVEVAVKYAEALEERAFGTGPGPSAGLRMQHQFFDKVVYKKVRDAMGGRVRHAMSGGSGMDRQLGLFFAGAGVIVYEGYGLTESTAAATANPPERTRYGTVGQPIPGSTVHIAQDGEIWVHGANVFGGYLGDPKSTDAVLHDGWLATGDIGALDEEGYLTITGRKKEILVTSGGKSVAPAGLEERVRSHPLVAQCIVVGNDRPYIAALVTVDQESVDHWLAMQGRAPMRAADLVRDPDLEMEVRRAVVAANTAVSQAESIRTFRILAHPFTEEHGLLTPSLKLKRKAIETAYASEVEALYH from the coding sequence ATGGCAGCCGCCCCTCAAGTCGGCGGTCTTGCCGATACCGTCTTCGACCATGCCGAGGACGATCCCCACCGGATCGCCCTCGGGCGCAAGGACGCGGACGGCCAGTGGCACGACGTCTCCGCCGCCGTCTTCCGCGACGAGGTGCTGGCGCTGGCCAAGGGGCTGATCGCGCACGGCGTGCGCTTCGGCGACCGCGTCGCTCTGATGTCCCGTACGCGCTACGAGTGGACACTCTTCGACTTCGCGCTCTGGACGGTGGGCGCCCAGTCCGTGCCGATCTACCCGACGTCGTCGGCCGAGCAGGTCCTGTGGATGCTCCATGACGCCGAGGTCGCGGCCGTCATGGTCGAGCACGAGGACCATGCGATGACGATCGGTTCGGTGATCGACCGGCTGCCGAACCTGAAGCGGCTCTGGCAGCTGGACGCAGACGCGGTGACCGAGCTCGTGGACGCGGGGGTCCAGATCGACGACGAGACGGTGCACAGGCACCGGCGCGCGGTGACGCCCGACTCCGTGGCCACCGTCATCTACACCTCCGGTACGACCGGACGCCCCAAGGGCTGTGTGATCACACACGCCAACTTCATGTTCGAGGCCGACACCATGGTCAGCCGCTGGGAGCCGGTGTTCCACTCCAAGCCCGGCGACGAGGCGGCGACGCTGCTCTTCCTGCCGCTCGCCCATGTCTTCGGCCGCATGGTGGAGATCGCGGCGCTGCGCGGCCGGGTGAAGCTGGGCCATCAGCCGGAGCTGTCGGCGAAGGCACTGATGCCGGACCTGGTGTCGTTCCGGCCCACCTTCATCCTGGCGGTGCCGTACATCTTCGAGAAGGTCTTCAACGGCGCGCGCCGCAAGGCGGAGGCGGAGGGCCGCATCGGGCCCTTCGACAAGTCCGTCGAAGTCGCGGTGAAGTACGCGGAGGCGTTGGAGGAGCGGGCATTCGGGACGGGCCCCGGCCCCTCCGCCGGGCTCCGGATGCAGCACCAGTTCTTCGACAAGGTCGTCTACAAGAAGGTCCGCGACGCGATGGGCGGCCGGGTGCGGCACGCGATGTCGGGCGGCTCCGGCATGGACCGTCAGCTCGGACTGTTCTTCGCGGGCGCGGGCGTCATCGTCTACGAGGGCTACGGCCTCACCGAGTCGACCGCCGCGGCGACGGCCAATCCGCCCGAGCGCACCCGGTACGGCACGGTCGGGCAGCCGATCCCCGGGTCCACGGTGCACATCGCCCAGGACGGCGAGATCTGGGTCCACGGCGCGAATGTCTTCGGCGGATACCTGGGCGACCCCAAGTCGACGGACGCCGTGCTGCACGACGGGTGGCTGGCCACGGGGGACATCGGCGCACTCGACGAGGAGGGCTATCTGACGATCACCGGGCGCAAGAAGGAGATCCTGGTGACGTCGGGCGGCAAGAGCGTCGCCCCGGCCGGCCTGGAGGAGCGGGTGCGCTCGCATCCGCTGGTGGCGCAGTGCATCGTCGTCGGCAACGACCGGCCCTACATCGCCGCGCTGGTGACCGTGGACCAGGAGTCGGTGGACCACTGGCTCGCCATGCAGGGCCGCGCGCCGATGCGCGCGGCGGACCTGGTGCGGGACCCGGATCTGGAGATGGAGGTCCGGCGCGCCGTGGTGGCCGCGAACACCGCGGTGTCACAGGCGGAGTCCATCCGCACGTTCCGTATCCTGGCGCACCCGTTCACGGAGGAGCACGGTCTGCTGACACCGTCGCTCAAGCTGAAGCGCAAGGCGATCGAGACGGCGTACGCGTCCGAGGTCGAGGCTCTCTACCACTGA
- a CDS encoding aldo/keto reductase — MSQVPSITLNNGLEMPQLGYGVWQVPDDEATTAVATAIESGYRSIDTAAIYGNEEGTGKAIAASGVARDELFVTTKLWNGDQGYDSTLRAFDASLDKLGLDYVDLYLIHWPLPAKDAYVDTYKALEKIHADGRAKAIGVSNFLPAHLERLIGETSVVPAVNQIELHPQLQQAEARAFHARHGIVTEAWSPLGQGKGLDVPTVVAIARKHGRTPAQAVLRWHLQTGHVAIPKSVTPSRIVENLDVFGFELDADDLAAFAALDEGKRIGPDPAEFAVGA, encoded by the coding sequence GTGAGCCAGGTCCCCTCCATCACCCTCAACAACGGTCTCGAGATGCCGCAGCTCGGCTACGGAGTCTGGCAGGTGCCGGACGACGAGGCCACGACGGCCGTCGCCACGGCCATCGAGTCCGGGTACCGGAGCATCGACACCGCCGCGATCTACGGCAACGAGGAGGGCACCGGCAAGGCCATCGCCGCCTCCGGTGTGGCGCGTGACGAGCTGTTCGTCACCACCAAGCTGTGGAACGGCGACCAGGGCTACGACTCGACGCTGCGGGCCTTCGACGCCTCGCTGGACAAGCTGGGTCTGGACTACGTCGACCTGTACCTGATCCACTGGCCGCTGCCGGCCAAGGACGCCTACGTCGACACGTACAAGGCCCTCGAGAAGATCCATGCCGACGGCCGGGCCAAGGCCATCGGCGTGTCGAACTTCCTCCCCGCGCATCTGGAGCGCCTGATCGGCGAGACCTCCGTCGTCCCGGCGGTCAACCAGATCGAGCTGCACCCCCAACTCCAGCAGGCGGAGGCCCGCGCCTTCCACGCGCGGCACGGCATCGTCACCGAGGCCTGGTCCCCCCTCGGACAGGGCAAGGGCCTGGACGTCCCGACGGTCGTCGCGATCGCCCGGAAGCACGGCCGGACCCCCGCCCAGGCGGTGCTCCGCTGGCATCTGCAGACCGGCCACGTGGCGATCCCGAAGTCCGTGACGCCGTCGCGGATCGTGGAGAACCTCGATGTGTTCGGCTTCGAGCTGGACGCGGACGACCTCGCCGCGTTCGCCGCACTGGACGAGGGCAAGCGCATCGGCCCCGACCCGGCCGAATTCGCCGTGGGCGCCTGA
- a CDS encoding RICIN domain-containing protein, with product MSGETAPVVEAGVYRLRNVGSGLLLEVYGGATGSGANVQQGKENGTAAQHWRLAPVHEGAALYHLVNAHSGKRLDVAGASTENGANVQQWKANNFGAQEWLIEQHLEAPGTVTLVSFVSGLVLEVADGATDDGANVQQWEDTDSPGQWWRLEPVPES from the coding sequence ATGAGCGGGGAGACCGCGCCCGTAGTCGAGGCAGGCGTGTACCGCCTGCGGAACGTGGGCAGCGGACTGCTGCTCGAGGTGTACGGCGGGGCGACGGGCAGCGGCGCCAACGTCCAGCAGGGCAAGGAGAACGGAACCGCGGCGCAGCACTGGCGGCTCGCCCCCGTGCACGAGGGCGCCGCCCTGTACCACCTGGTCAACGCGCACAGCGGCAAGCGGCTGGACGTCGCGGGCGCCTCCACGGAGAACGGCGCGAACGTCCAGCAGTGGAAGGCGAACAACTTCGGTGCCCAGGAATGGCTCATCGAGCAGCACCTGGAGGCACCCGGCACCGTGACACTGGTCAGTTTCGTCAGCGGTCTCGTTCTGGAGGTCGCCGACGGAGCCACCGACGACGGGGCCAACGTCCAGCAGTGGGAGGACACCGACTCCCCCGGCCAGTGGTGGCGGCTGGAGCCGGTGCCCGAGTCCTGA
- a CDS encoding class I SAM-dependent methyltransferase translates to MSKHTAHGHTHAHAHAHRTEDLDWDTVGPSLEEEAELSRPQYEAAARWIAELPEAQHVRRVLDVGSGPGVVSCLLAEVFPAAEIVAVDGTPALLERTRARAERHGLGERVRTVHAELPKDLGKLGEADLIWAGNSLHHIGDQRGLLAGFAGLLRPGGVVALLEGGLAARQLPRDIGIGRPGLEARLDALHADRFEDMRAGLPDSTREIEDWSALLTAVGLAPQGTRSFLLDLPAPLTGVARDRTVTEFARRREAFADRLTAEDAATLDRLLEPGAPEGLGLRPDLFLLSARTVHLARREPVAAG, encoded by the coding sequence CTGGGACACCGTGGGTCCGAGCCTCGAGGAGGAGGCCGAACTCAGCAGGCCCCAGTACGAGGCAGCCGCCCGCTGGATCGCGGAACTCCCCGAGGCGCAGCACGTGCGCAGAGTCCTCGACGTCGGCAGTGGCCCCGGCGTGGTCAGCTGCCTGCTCGCCGAGGTGTTCCCGGCGGCCGAGATCGTCGCCGTCGACGGCACTCCGGCCCTCCTGGAGCGCACGCGGGCCCGCGCGGAACGGCACGGCCTCGGTGAGCGGGTGCGGACCGTGCACGCGGAGCTCCCCAAGGACCTGGGGAAGCTGGGCGAAGCCGACCTGATCTGGGCGGGCAACTCCCTGCACCACATCGGCGACCAGCGCGGCCTCCTCGCGGGCTTCGCCGGGCTGCTCCGTCCCGGTGGCGTCGTCGCCCTGCTCGAAGGAGGTCTGGCCGCCCGTCAGCTCCCGCGCGACATCGGCATCGGCAGGCCGGGACTGGAGGCCAGGCTCGACGCGCTCCACGCCGACCGGTTCGAGGACATGCGGGCGGGACTTCCGGACAGCACCCGGGAGATCGAGGACTGGAGCGCCCTCCTCACCGCCGTCGGCCTGGCGCCGCAGGGCACCCGCAGCTTCCTGCTCGATCTGCCCGCCCCGCTCACCGGCGTCGCGCGCGACCGTACCGTCACCGAATTCGCCCGCAGGCGCGAGGCGTTCGCCGACCGGCTCACGGCCGAGGACGCCGCGACGCTCGACCGGCTGCTGGAACCCGGTGCCCCCGAGGGGCTGGGGCTGCGCCCGGACCTCTTCCTGCTCTCCGCGCGCACCGTGCACCTGGCCCGGCGGGAGCCCGTCGCGGCCGGCTGA